One Cucurbita pepo subsp. pepo cultivar mu-cu-16 unplaced genomic scaffold, ASM280686v2 Cp4.1_scaffold000521, whole genome shotgun sequence DNA segment encodes these proteins:
- the LOC111785504 gene encoding uncharacterized protein LOC111785504 → MIWNPEQLSEAEPPSNSPNEDVNLANLIEDPVHRFGDAIRFRTRHRWRRRQVQIPSGTQNISLELSEIMVNSVNGNSLQPLQAGEGSITAEERKNEAGKTCEINNEALEDEKAENKSDVEKGSDSDGSFFDCNICLDLARDPVVTCCGHLYCWPCLYRWLHLHSDAKECPVCKGEVTMKTVTPIYGRGSNTPMTEEDAALKIPLRPHARKVESLRQTIQRTALNFPMDEMIRRLGNRFDFNRDLDQPPEPDGSHETFGRSPTLLNRILTSRGIRREQISLHPHDDVGVLELPHVSGTEAGDTRLQSLPVLRSLLHRTRVSSLTSAFNTADRLPEGFLYTDPLVPRHQEQXKGVETSP, encoded by the coding sequence AGCCGCCTTCAAACTCTCCAAATGAAGATGTGAATTTAGCTAATTTGATTGAGGATCCTGTGCATAGATTTGGAGACGCTATCAGGTTTAGGACGAGACATCGATGGAGAAGGCGTCAAGTCCAAATTCCTTCTGGAACTCAGAATATTTCATTGGAATTGAGTGAAATTATGGTCAATTCAGTCAATGGGAATTCATTACAGCCATTACAGGCTGGTGAGGGTAGTATTACTGCtgaggaaaggaaaaatgaagcaGGGAAAACTTGTGAAATTAACAATGAAGCTTTGGAAGATGAAAAGGCAGAGAATAAGAGTGATGTTGAAAAGGGCAGTGACTCTGATGGGAGTTTCTTTGATTGTAATATATGTCTCGACTTGGCTAGGGACCCTGTTGTAACTTGTTGTGGTCACCTATACTGCTGGCCGTGCCTTTATCGATGGCTACATCTACATTCAGATGCCAAGGAATGCCCTGTATGTAAAGGAGAGGTTACCATGAAGACTGTGACGCCAATTTATGGTCGTGGCAGCAACACGCCTATGACAGAGGAGGATGCTGCACTTAAGATCCCTCTAAGGCCTCATGCTCGGAAGGTTGAAAGTTTGAGACAAACCATTCAGAGGACTGCACTTAATTTCCCTATGGATGAGATGATTCGTCGATTGGGGAATAGATTTGATTTCAATCGTGATCTAGACCAACCGCCGGAGCCAGACGGTTCACATGAAACATTTGGTCGATCTCCAACCTTGTTGAATAGGATTTTAACATCCAGGGGAATTCGTAGAGAACAAATTTCACTGCACCCCCATGATGATGTAGGAGTTTTAGAACTCCCTCATGTGTCTGGCACCGAGGCAGGGGATACCCGTCTTCAATCTCTCCCAGTGCTTCGATCATTACTACACAGGACAAGAGTTTCTTCTCTGACCTCTGCGTTTAATACTGCTGATAGGCTTCCAGAGGGCTTTTTGTATACCGATCCGCTCGTTCCTAGACACCAGGAGCAGCNtaagggtgtggaaacctctccttag